A genomic stretch from Kribbella amoyensis includes:
- a CDS encoding phytanoyl-CoA dioxygenase family protein, with translation MTHPHRKNLLTSVQMAHFVATGALRMDAVVPDEMNQQAIDVLQAGIPGVPYGTPLSEAFAGSEFVQRLVQLPEVAGAIHSLVGPEPTVDHHAVHIRKANEGEAQNLHGDAIIDVREDAFDVQLMYYPQEVTLEMGGTLSVPGSHLRRTNESDTGRYQNLLGQTRLTCPAGTVVFLHHGIWHGGRRNDSAIDRYMFKIRFNPTVRQVRLWNTEDLYDDAVATELKQTFPWYENATGRLEIYNRVKLWQAITGDDTFDPDYWVTRVSNRPQRVVAQRSLNPHAAKKEMV, from the coding sequence ATGACCCACCCGCATCGCAAGAACCTCCTCACCTCGGTCCAGATGGCGCACTTCGTCGCGACCGGCGCGCTCCGGATGGACGCCGTCGTGCCCGACGAGATGAACCAGCAGGCGATCGACGTCCTGCAGGCCGGCATCCCCGGCGTCCCGTACGGCACCCCGCTGTCGGAGGCGTTCGCCGGCAGCGAGTTCGTGCAGCGGCTGGTCCAGCTGCCCGAGGTCGCCGGGGCGATCCACAGCCTGGTCGGCCCGGAGCCGACCGTCGACCACCACGCGGTGCACATCCGTAAGGCGAACGAGGGCGAGGCGCAGAACCTGCACGGGGACGCGATCATCGACGTCCGCGAGGACGCCTTCGACGTGCAGCTGATGTACTACCCGCAGGAGGTGACGCTCGAGATGGGCGGCACCCTGAGCGTGCCCGGCAGCCACCTGCGCCGGACCAACGAGTCCGACACCGGCCGGTACCAGAACCTGCTCGGCCAGACCCGGCTCACCTGCCCGGCCGGCACCGTGGTCTTCCTGCACCACGGCATCTGGCACGGCGGCCGCCGCAACGACAGCGCGATCGACCGGTACATGTTCAAGATCCGGTTCAACCCGACCGTCCGCCAGGTCCGGCTGTGGAACACCGAGGACCTGTACGACGACGCGGTCGCGACCGAGCTGAAGCAGACGTTCCCCTGGTACGAGAACGCCACCGGCCGGCTGGAGATCTACAACCGGGTCAAGCTCTGGCAGGCCATCACCGGCGACGACACGTTCGACCCGGACTACTGGGTGACCCGGGTGTCGAACCGCCCGCAGCGCGTCGTCGCCCAGCGCAGCCTGAACCCGCACGCCGCGAAGAAGGAGATGGTATGA
- a CDS encoding glycoside hydrolase family 32 protein, protein MTAETMPYPATDYQEANRGQYHFSTRGGWMNDPNGLLHYRGTYHLYYQHAPNSLVWDTMHWGHATSTDLVRWEQQPIALNPEQHVGELWSGGGVVDVRNTSGLKDGDHDPILVFTGTQGVRTFYSLDGGFTFTAYDEGRVIAQPSGRESRDPKVVWHPPTERWVMVVWSDNDGNGLDFFVSADLLSWERTSRITAGWAFECPDFTLMPLDGDLTDLHWVLRDGRGSYLVGDFDGREFHTDWTEPQTITRNPGPAASDYYAAQSFDNLPDGRVVTVAWQGKNSGSVWTGNLSLAVEQRLVSTPEGPRLASEPVDELRTLRHSSSTWQPGRLTPEEACALLAGEAAETYELAATIDLGATEAGSITFRLRVVADGTSGRDVTYDVAAVTLDGHSLPTAPNGVLTVRLLVDRGQLEIFAQDGLFYECLNVDFDSGSGGDGIELVADGPVVLTDLAVHRLGSIWT, encoded by the coding sequence ATGACCGCAGAGACGATGCCCTACCCCGCGACCGACTACCAGGAGGCCAACCGCGGCCAGTACCACTTCAGTACCCGCGGTGGGTGGATGAACGACCCGAACGGGCTGCTGCACTACCGCGGGACGTACCACCTGTACTACCAGCACGCACCGAACAGCCTGGTGTGGGACACGATGCACTGGGGCCACGCGACCAGTACCGACCTGGTCCGCTGGGAGCAGCAGCCGATCGCGCTCAACCCGGAGCAGCACGTCGGTGAGCTGTGGTCCGGTGGCGGCGTGGTCGACGTGCGGAACACGTCCGGTCTGAAGGACGGCGACCACGATCCGATCCTGGTGTTCACCGGGACCCAGGGGGTGCGGACGTTCTACAGCCTGGACGGTGGCTTCACGTTCACCGCGTACGACGAGGGCCGGGTGATCGCGCAGCCGAGCGGCCGGGAGAGCCGGGACCCGAAGGTGGTCTGGCATCCGCCGACCGAGCGTTGGGTGATGGTGGTCTGGTCCGACAACGACGGCAACGGGCTGGACTTCTTCGTCTCGGCCGACCTGCTCAGCTGGGAACGCACCAGCCGGATCACCGCCGGTTGGGCGTTCGAGTGCCCGGACTTCACCCTGATGCCGCTCGACGGCGACCTCACCGACCTTCACTGGGTACTCCGCGACGGCCGCGGCTCGTACCTGGTCGGCGACTTCGACGGACGTGAGTTCCACACGGACTGGACCGAGCCGCAGACGATCACGAGGAACCCGGGTCCGGCGGCGAGCGACTACTACGCGGCCCAGTCGTTCGACAACCTGCCCGACGGCCGCGTGGTCACGGTGGCGTGGCAGGGCAAGAACAGCGGGTCCGTCTGGACCGGCAACCTGAGCCTCGCGGTGGAACAGCGGCTGGTGTCCACACCGGAGGGGCCGCGGTTGGCCAGCGAACCGGTGGACGAGCTCCGTACTCTGCGGCACTCGTCGTCGACCTGGCAGCCTGGCCGGCTCACTCCCGAGGAAGCTTGCGCCCTGCTCGCGGGCGAGGCGGCCGAGACGTACGAACTCGCGGCGACCATTGATCTTGGCGCGACCGAGGCGGGCTCGATCACCTTCCGGCTGCGGGTCGTTGCCGACGGTACCTCCGGCCGGGACGTGACGTACGACGTCGCGGCGGTCACGCTGGACGGTCACTCGTTGCCGACCGCACCGAACGGGGTACTGACGGTGCGGCTGCTGGTGGATCGGGGGCAGCTCGAGATCTTCGCCCAGGACGGCCTGTTCTACGAGTGCCTCAACGTCGACTTCGACAGCGGGTCAGGGGGTGACGGGATCGAGCTGGTCGCCGACGGCCCGGTGGTCCTGACCGACCTCGCCGTGCACCGGCTCGGCTCGATCTGGACCTGA